The region CTCAGCGACTCCTATGCCATCATCCAGGCTGAAGAGTTGGTCTGGCTCAATGCCAACATTCCCCACTATGCCCAGGGAAACATTCACAACCACGACCCCCTGCGCACCCGCAAGCTCCTGGTCCACAAACGCGAGCTGCAACGCCTGATCGGCGTGACCCAGGAGAAGGGACTGACCCTGATCCCCTTGAAGGCCTATTGGAAGGATGGCCGGGCCAAATTGGACCTCGGCGTGTGCCGTGGCAAAAAACTCCATGACAAACGTGCCACCGAGCGTGATCGGGACTGGCAACGAGAAAAAGAGCGCTGGTTGAAAAATGGTTGATACGGCAGTTGCTCTTCCTCCTGCCTCCCCATAAAAACCATGGCCAGGACTGCGGTTTCTGCAAGAAAAGCCAGGACATGTAAGCCTTTGTC is a window of Magnetococcales bacterium DNA encoding:
- the smpB gene encoding SsrA-binding protein SmpB is translated as MGIKIIAENRKARFNYEILENLEAGIMLVGTEVKSMRTGKLNLSDSYAIIQAEELVWLNANIPHYAQGNIHNHDPLRTRKLLVHKRELQRLIGVTQEKGLTLIPLKAYWKDGRAKLDLGVCRGKKLHDKRATERDRDWQREKERWLKNG